From one Meiothermus sp. CFH 77666 genomic stretch:
- a CDS encoding glutamate-5-semialdehyde dehydrogenase: MTATPELKAYALAARTAARVLSAAPPRAKNQALLTVAELLLAQQEALFAANQKDLEAAQAAGLSLAKLDRLRLSEKVLEDLQTGLRQVAQMPDPVGEIEGLQIRPNGLQVGRMRVPLGVIGFIYESRPNATVEASALSLKAGNAILLRGGKEAWHSNKALVQLMQAALQEAGLPPEAIQLVPTTDRSAILEMCHLAGLLDLIIPRGGKELIELVQREARMPVLAHAEGVNHLFVDQSADLESAVRIAVNGKAQRPSTCNSLEKVLVHSAIAPVFLPRLAQAMREANVELRGDERTCALIEARPATEQDWRTEYLDLILTVKVVDSLEEALEHIARYGSHHTEVICTEHHAHALRFLREVDASLVLVNASPRFNDGFQLGLGAEIGISTSKLHAYGPMGVKELTTTKFVALGQGQVRD, encoded by the coding sequence ATGACCGCCACCCCCGAACTCAAAGCCTATGCCCTGGCGGCCCGAACCGCTGCGAGGGTGTTGTCAGCCGCCCCTCCCAGGGCCAAAAACCAGGCCCTCCTGACCGTAGCCGAACTGCTCCTGGCCCAGCAAGAAGCCCTCTTCGCCGCCAACCAGAAAGACCTCGAGGCCGCCCAGGCCGCCGGGCTTTCTCTGGCCAAGCTCGACCGGCTGCGCCTGAGCGAAAAAGTGCTGGAAGACCTGCAAACCGGCCTGCGCCAGGTAGCCCAGATGCCCGACCCGGTGGGCGAAATTGAGGGCTTGCAGATTCGGCCCAACGGCCTTCAGGTAGGGCGGATGCGCGTACCGCTGGGGGTGATTGGCTTCATCTACGAGTCGCGCCCCAACGCCACCGTGGAGGCCAGCGCCCTCAGCCTCAAGGCCGGGAACGCCATCCTGCTGCGCGGCGGCAAGGAAGCCTGGCACTCCAACAAGGCCCTGGTGCAGCTCATGCAGGCCGCCTTGCAAGAGGCCGGTCTGCCACCGGAAGCCATTCAGCTAGTGCCCACCACCGACCGCAGCGCCATTCTGGAGATGTGCCACCTGGCCGGCTTACTCGACCTGATCATCCCCCGGGGCGGCAAGGAGCTTATCGAACTGGTGCAGCGCGAGGCCCGGATGCCGGTGCTGGCCCACGCCGAGGGGGTCAACCACCTGTTTGTGGACCAGAGCGCCGACCTGGAGAGCGCCGTACGCATCGCCGTCAACGGCAAGGCCCAGCGCCCCAGCACCTGCAACAGCCTGGAGAAAGTCCTGGTGCATAGCGCCATCGCCCCGGTCTTTTTGCCCAGGCTGGCCCAGGCCATGCGCGAAGCCAATGTCGAGCTGCGCGGCGACGAGCGCACCTGCGCCCTCATCGAAGCCCGGCCCGCCACCGAGCAGGACTGGCGTACCGAGTACCTGGATCTGATCCTGACCGTAAAGGTCGTGGATTCGCTGGAGGAGGCCCTGGAGCACATCGCCCGCTACGGCTCTCATCACACCGAGGTCATCTGCACCGAGCACCACGCCCACGCTCTGCGCTTTTTGCGCGAGGTAGACGCCTCACTGGTACTGGTGAACGCCTCACCCCGCTTCAACGACGGCTTCCAACTGGGGTTGGGGGCCGAGATCGGCATCTCCACCAGCAAGCTCCACGCCTATGGCCCCATGGGGGTGAAGGAACTCACCACCACCAAGTTTGTGGCCCTGGGCCAGGGGCAGGTGCGTGATTGA
- a CDS encoding YhjD/YihY/BrkB family envelope integrity protein encodes MPLKDNYPAKVGIIGQVYQLYTRSHIPFFSAALAYYALFSLMPLLILLAGIFGFVLSGNEDLRNAVLVRLIELVVVLFPTQPDLAQTVVSFLTRGAFPLTFASLLILLWASSNFFAALAYALGIIFGRLSPLSEHPVALLEAATPDSHPLRRLLHQGLNVLRVMRGRIAGLLAPLLLGLALILLALMGLAMGFLLRYLPADLSFLRGGVEVVVPILGALLLFFLTYMLLPIPTPRVLAAFAAATLAALAWEGVRLGLPLLLPRTQYELIYGPIAGFLLALAGFYLTMWILLVGALLAKILTDRSSDAI; translated from the coding sequence ATGCCTCTCAAAGATAACTATCCAGCTAAGGTTGGTATTATTGGCCAGGTTTACCAGCTATATACCCGCTCGCACATTCCGTTTTTCTCGGCGGCCCTGGCCTACTACGCCCTCTTTAGCCTGATGCCCTTGCTGATTCTGCTGGCGGGTATTTTTGGCTTTGTGCTCTCGGGCAACGAAGACCTGCGCAACGCCGTGCTGGTGCGGTTGATTGAACTGGTGGTGGTGCTCTTCCCTACCCAGCCCGACCTGGCCCAGACGGTGGTGAGCTTTCTGACTCGAGGCGCTTTCCCCCTTACCTTTGCCAGTCTGCTGATTTTGCTCTGGGCCAGCAGCAATTTTTTTGCGGCCCTGGCCTATGCCCTGGGCATCATCTTTGGCAGGCTTTCACCCCTATCCGAGCATCCCGTCGCTTTGCTCGAGGCCGCTACCCCCGACTCTCACCCCCTGCGCCGGCTTCTCCACCAAGGCTTGAACGTACTGCGGGTCATGCGGGGGCGCATCGCGGGCCTGCTGGCGCCGCTGCTTTTGGGGCTGGCCCTGATTCTGCTGGCCCTGATGGGGCTGGCCATGGGCTTCCTGCTGCGCTACCTGCCCGCCGACCTGAGCTTTTTGCGCGGGGGGGTGGAGGTGGTGGTACCCATTCTGGGGGCGCTCTTGCTCTTTTTTCTGACTTACATGCTGCTGCCGATCCCCACCCCCCGCGTGCTGGCGGCCTTCGCGGCTGCCACACTGGCCGCCCTGGCCTGGGAGGGCGTCCGGCTGGGGCTGCCGCTGCTGCTGCCCCGCACCCAGTACGAGCTGATCTATGGCCCCATCGCCGGGTTTTTGCTGGCTCTGGCGGGCTTTTACCTGACCATGTGGATTCTGCTTGTAGGGGCCTTGCTGGCCAAAATTTTGACGGATCGCTCGAGCGACGCCATATGA
- a CDS encoding ABC transporter permease subunit, with protein MSHPAPTPAPTTQAPAAIRLSGVSVAFEGREVLKGVDLEVQKGEFIAIIGPSGGGKSTLLRVVAGLLKAKQGTVEVAGQPAMVFQDYRLLPWRTVEQNIRLPIELTGRGRIETHLGMKPYLNLYPHQLSGGMKARVAIARALAQDAEVLLMDEPFAALDALVRERFNLELKQLHKRTGKTILFVTHSIREAVYLADRVVVLTGGKIDAILDTKHEGRITAFTDGLEAELRERLGVADSTFIEPPPQPLRPPWEVFGVLGLLGLFFLAWGLMAARVPVFVPSPLAVWQALTQNAELLLRNALATLQTAGLGILASLAIGLPIGYAMGQKRSLERLLSPFIVALQAVPTIIVAPLLIIWFGYGLGSKVTIATLISIFPVLVSTMVGVREVDRTYREVFQTIGASAWGVFRKLEFPGALPVILGGLRLTVSLALIGAVVAEFVLGGGGLGHLAQTEQRNFNYALSFSAVAVTVLLGISLYGLVALLESYVLRYRRR; from the coding sequence ATGAGCCACCCTGCGCCCACCCCAGCCCCGACCACCCAGGCGCCCGCTGCCATCCGGCTCTCGGGCGTTTCGGTAGCGTTTGAGGGACGGGAGGTGCTCAAGGGGGTAGACCTCGAGGTGCAGAAGGGCGAGTTCATCGCCATCATCGGCCCCTCGGGCGGGGGCAAGAGCACCCTGCTGCGGGTGGTAGCGGGGCTGCTCAAGGCCAAGCAGGGCACGGTGGAGGTGGCGGGCCAGCCCGCCATGGTGTTCCAGGACTACCGGCTGTTGCCCTGGCGCACCGTCGAACAGAACATCCGCCTGCCCATCGAACTCACGGGCCGGGGCCGAATTGAGACCCACCTGGGCATGAAGCCCTATCTGAACCTGTACCCGCACCAGCTTTCCGGGGGCATGAAGGCCCGCGTGGCCATCGCCCGGGCGCTGGCCCAGGATGCCGAGGTGCTGCTGATGGACGAGCCCTTCGCAGCCCTGGACGCCCTGGTGCGCGAGCGCTTCAACCTCGAGCTCAAGCAACTGCACAAGCGCACCGGCAAAACCATTTTGTTCGTGACCCACAGCATCCGCGAGGCGGTCTACCTGGCCGACCGGGTGGTAGTGCTTACAGGCGGAAAAATTGACGCCATTCTGGACACCAAACACGAAGGGCGCATCACAGCTTTTACCGATGGCCTCGAGGCCGAGTTGCGCGAACGGCTGGGGGTGGCCGACTCCACCTTCATCGAGCCGCCGCCCCAGCCCCTGCGTCCCCCCTGGGAGGTTTTTGGGGTGCTGGGCCTCCTCGGCCTGTTCTTCCTGGCTTGGGGCCTCATGGCGGCGCGGGTGCCGGTCTTTGTGCCCTCGCCCCTGGCGGTCTGGCAGGCCCTCACGCAAAACGCCGAACTGCTACTGCGCAACGCCCTGGCCACCTTACAGACCGCCGGGCTGGGCATCCTGGCCTCGCTCGCAATTGGGCTGCCCATCGGCTACGCCATGGGACAGAAGCGCTCGCTGGAGCGTCTGCTCTCCCCCTTCATTGTGGCCTTGCAGGCGGTTCCGACCATTATTGTGGCACCCTTGCTCATCATCTGGTTTGGCTATGGGCTGGGCTCCAAGGTGACCATTGCCACCCTGATCTCCATTTTTCCGGTGCTGGTCTCGACCATGGTGGGGGTGCGCGAGGTAGACCGCACCTACCGGGAGGTTTTTCAGACCATTGGGGCCAGTGCCTGGGGGGTATTCAGGAAGCTCGAGTTTCCCGGCGCCCTGCCGGTCATCCTGGGCGGGTTGCGCCTGACGGTCTCGCTGGCCCTAATTGGGGCGGTGGTGGCCGAGTTTGTGCTGGGGGGCGGCGGGCTCGGTCACCTGGCCCAAACCGAGCAGCGCAACTTTAACTACGCCCTCTCCTTCTCGGCGGTGGCCGTTACGGTGTTACTGGGAATCTCGCTATATGGGCTGGTGGCTTTGCTGGAAAGCTACGTGCTGCGTTACCGACGCCGGTAG
- a CDS encoding SWIM zinc finger family protein: MRLELQSLLALADEKVLERGKSLFLEGAVLEAARSRDCLQARVEGSAPFPYRVEINLSKGEWRCSCPYTWGPVCKHVVAVAFAALEAPEIFTRKKLGKSVPVNLGPLLELSDDELLRFLWQLAEERPELLHEFAYNLIQRYE; encoded by the coding sequence GTGCGCCTAGAACTTCAAAGCCTGCTGGCCCTGGCCGACGAGAAGGTATTGGAGCGGGGCAAGTCACTTTTTCTGGAGGGGGCGGTGCTCGAGGCCGCCCGCAGCCGGGACTGTTTGCAGGCCAGGGTCGAGGGTAGCGCGCCCTTTCCGTACCGGGTCGAGATTAACCTGAGCAAAGGCGAGTGGCGCTGTTCGTGTCCCTACACCTGGGGGCCTGTGTGCAAGCACGTGGTAGCGGTGGCCTTTGCCGCCCTGGAAGCCCCCGAAATTTTCACCCGCAAAAAGCTGGGGAAAAGCGTGCCGGTAAATTTGGGGCCGCTGCTCGAGCTCTCCGACGACGAACTATTGCGCTTCTTGTGGCAACTGGCCGAAGAACGCCCCGAACTTCTGCACGAGTTTGCCTACAACCTAATTCAGCGGTATGAATGA
- a CDS encoding ABC transporter substrate-binding protein has translation MKKLVVLLAVLLSFGMAQTQKVRVGLGYLPDVQFAPFYAGVVEGLYGKRGLEVEFQHGFASELYPLLAQGRLDFVVADAEDVIALRAQGTPLKYVLALYQSVPNALFSRAEKNITSVRDLKGKTIGIPGLFGTSYTSLQAMLRAAGLRESDVKIEQIGFTQAEAIVTGRVDVAMGFVNNEPIVLQARGVKLNVIPAGPYNLSPGVGVISTDRVLENADLARRFVQATQEALALTLREPRKAFEASRKYVQNLQEDRFRVLEVSLRLYQSPYTRQNGLGFSNPQGWQSGLNLLRQTGRVRTDLPAAAFFTNEFLQRGVQANTIAGR, from the coding sequence ATGAAAAAGTTGGTTGTTTTACTGGCAGTCTTGTTGTCGTTTGGAATGGCTCAAACGCAAAAGGTGCGGGTGGGGCTGGGCTACCTGCCCGACGTGCAGTTTGCCCCCTTCTACGCCGGGGTGGTCGAGGGGCTGTATGGCAAGCGGGGCCTCGAGGTGGAGTTTCAGCACGGTTTTGCCTCGGAGCTGTACCCGCTCTTGGCCCAGGGCCGGCTCGACTTTGTGGTGGCCGATGCCGAGGATGTGATTGCCCTGCGGGCCCAGGGCACCCCGCTCAAGTACGTGCTGGCGCTCTATCAGAGCGTGCCCAACGCCCTTTTCTCGCGGGCCGAGAAGAACATTACCTCGGTGCGCGACCTGAAGGGCAAAACCATCGGCATACCGGGGCTGTTTGGCACCTCGTACACCTCGCTTCAGGCCATGCTCAGGGCCGCAGGGTTGCGCGAATCCGATGTAAAAATTGAACAGATTGGTTTCACCCAGGCCGAGGCCATCGTAACCGGGCGGGTGGACGTGGCCATGGGCTTCGTGAACAACGAACCCATCGTGCTACAAGCGCGGGGTGTTAAACTCAATGTAATTCCAGCAGGCCCCTATAACCTTTCGCCTGGGGTGGGCGTGATTTCGACCGACCGCGTGCTGGAAAACGCCGACCTGGCCCGCCGCTTTGTGCAGGCCACCCAGGAGGCCCTGGCCCTGACGCTGCGGGAACCGCGCAAAGCCTTTGAAGCCTCCAGGAAGTACGTGCAGAACCTGCAAGAGGACAGGTTCCGGGTGCTCGAGGTCTCGCTACGGCTCTACCAGTCGCCCTACACCCGCCAGAACGGCCTGGGCTTCTCCAACCCCCAGGGCTGGCAGAGCGGGCTCAACCTGCTCCGGCAGACCGGGCGTGTCCGCACCGACCTGCCCGCCGCCGCTTTCTTCACCAACGAGTTTTTGCAGCGGGGGGTACAGGCCAATACAATCGCCGGGCGGTAG
- the leuS gene encoding leucine--tRNA ligase, whose product MVTTDRYNPHEIEPKWQKYWDEIGLLEAKESDGTKKAYILVMFPYPSGDLHMGHLKNYTMGDLLARFRVQQGYSVLHPFGWDAFGLPAENAALKFGVSPADWTFGNIKQSKESLSLMGIRYDWSREVTTCLPDYYKWNQWIFLKMYERGLVYRKKSLVNWDPVEQSVLANEQVIDGRGWRSGALVEKRELEQWYLKITDYAERLLADLEKLPRWPEKVKAMQRAWIGKSQGAEFDFQVKGYDAKIRVFSTRPDTIFGATFMVLAPEHELVARITSPEQKEAVEAYVSAAKMKSEVERQREDREKTGVFTGAYAINPANGKEIPVWIADYVLSGYGTGAIMAVPGQDERDWEFAEKFGLEIIRTVQPPDGWQGKAYTEDGPAINSDFLNGLYMEEAKKKIIAWMEEKGIGLGKVNYRLRDWLISRQRYWGTPIPMIHCDSCGIVPVPYEQLPVELPTLRDVDDIRPKGKSPLAAHPEFYECECPKCGGKARRDTDTMDTFFDSSWYFLRYTDAQNPSQPFDPARANFWMPVDQYIGGIEHAILHLLYSRFFTKFLHDLGMVEAEEPFEGLFTQGMVQGWTDVGEVEVRGDIIHFKNPERRAKLEIPETLTLEEARKSGAELRTHEDGSTHFWKAATMSKSLGNGVMVGPFVKEQGADIARITILFAAPPENEMIWTEEGVQGAWRYLNRVYRMVAEHLVELKAQGDLYEPSALEGAHKGLYQKLHQTIKKVTEDIEALRFNTAIAALMELLNSMSDYRKEQGITPVYRHAVLCYLQMLAPFAPHLAEELWHEFHNSSVFSALWPQVDETALVADSFELVVQVSGKVRGKTIVSAQVSEEEIKRLAREIPNVKQHLEGKEVVKEIYIPGKLLNIVVKG is encoded by the coding sequence ATGGTAACAACCGACCGGTACAACCCCCACGAAATAGAGCCCAAATGGCAGAAATACTGGGACGAGATAGGCTTGCTCGAGGCCAAAGAAAGCGATGGTACCAAGAAAGCCTACATTCTGGTGATGTTCCCCTACCCTTCGGGCGACCTGCACATGGGCCACCTGAAGAACTACACCATGGGCGACCTGCTGGCCCGTTTCCGGGTTCAGCAGGGGTACAGCGTGCTGCATCCATTTGGCTGGGATGCCTTCGGACTGCCTGCCGAAAACGCCGCGCTCAAGTTCGGGGTCTCGCCCGCCGACTGGACTTTTGGCAACATCAAACAGTCCAAGGAGTCGCTCAGCCTGATGGGCATCCGTTACGACTGGAGCCGCGAGGTCACTACCTGCCTGCCCGACTACTACAAGTGGAACCAGTGGATCTTTTTGAAGATGTACGAGCGGGGCCTGGTTTACCGCAAGAAAAGCCTGGTCAACTGGGATCCGGTTGAACAAAGCGTGCTGGCCAACGAGCAGGTAATTGACGGGCGCGGCTGGCGCAGTGGAGCTTTGGTGGAGAAGCGCGAGCTCGAGCAGTGGTACCTCAAAATTACCGACTACGCCGAGCGCCTGCTGGCCGACCTGGAAAAGCTCCCCCGCTGGCCCGAGAAGGTCAAAGCCATGCAGCGGGCCTGGATCGGCAAGAGCCAGGGCGCGGAGTTCGACTTCCAGGTCAAGGGATACGACGCCAAAATCCGCGTGTTTTCGACCCGTCCCGACACCATCTTTGGGGCTACCTTCATGGTGCTGGCCCCCGAGCACGAACTGGTGGCCCGGATTACCTCCCCGGAGCAAAAAGAGGCCGTAGAAGCCTACGTGTCTGCCGCCAAGATGAAAAGCGAAGTCGAGCGCCAGCGCGAAGACCGTGAGAAAACCGGGGTCTTTACCGGGGCTTACGCCATCAACCCGGCCAACGGCAAGGAGATTCCGGTCTGGATCGCCGACTATGTACTCTCGGGTTATGGCACCGGGGCCATCATGGCCGTACCGGGGCAGGACGAACGCGACTGGGAGTTTGCCGAGAAGTTCGGGTTGGAAATCATCCGCACTGTTCAGCCCCCCGATGGCTGGCAAGGCAAGGCCTACACCGAGGATGGCCCCGCCATCAACTCCGATTTCCTGAACGGCCTGTATATGGAGGAGGCCAAGAAGAAAATTATCGCCTGGATGGAGGAAAAGGGTATCGGCCTTGGCAAGGTCAACTACCGCCTGCGCGACTGGCTCATTAGCCGCCAGCGCTACTGGGGCACCCCCATCCCCATGATTCATTGCGACAGCTGCGGTATTGTGCCGGTGCCCTACGAGCAGTTGCCGGTCGAGCTGCCCACCCTGCGCGACGTGGACGACATCCGCCCCAAGGGCAAGAGCCCCCTAGCAGCGCACCCCGAGTTCTACGAGTGCGAATGCCCCAAGTGCGGAGGTAAAGCCCGGCGCGACACCGATACCATGGACACCTTCTTCGACTCGTCCTGGTACTTCCTGCGCTACACTGACGCCCAAAACCCCAGCCAGCCCTTTGACCCCGCCAGGGCCAACTTCTGGATGCCAGTTGACCAGTACATCGGTGGCATCGAGCACGCCATCCTGCACTTGCTCTATAGTCGGTTCTTCACCAAGTTCCTGCACGACCTGGGCATGGTCGAAGCCGAAGAACCCTTCGAGGGCCTGTTCACCCAGGGCATGGTGCAGGGCTGGACCGACGTGGGCGAGGTGGAAGTCCGGGGCGACATCATCCACTTCAAGAACCCGGAGCGGCGGGCCAAGCTGGAAATCCCCGAGACCCTGACGCTTGAAGAGGCCCGGAAATCGGGCGCAGAACTTCGCACCCACGAAGACGGCAGCACCCACTTCTGGAAGGCTGCCACCATGTCCAAAAGCCTGGGCAACGGGGTGATGGTGGGGCCCTTCGTGAAAGAGCAGGGCGCCGACATCGCCCGCATCACCATCCTGTTTGCCGCCCCACCCGAAAACGAGATGATCTGGACCGAAGAAGGGGTCCAGGGCGCATGGCGCTACCTGAACCGGGTCTACCGTATGGTGGCCGAGCATCTGGTAGAGCTGAAGGCCCAGGGCGACCTGTATGAGCCCTCTGCGCTGGAGGGGGCGCACAAGGGCCTTTATCAGAAGCTGCACCAGACCATCAAGAAAGTAACCGAGGACATCGAGGCCCTGCGCTTCAACACCGCCATCGCGGCCCTGATGGAGCTGCTCAACAGCATGAGCGACTACCGCAAGGAGCAGGGCATCACCCCGGTCTACCGCCACGCGGTGCTCTGCTACTTGCAGATGCTGGCCCCCTTCGCCCCCCACCTGGCCGAGGAACTCTGGCACGAATTCCACAACTCCTCGGTATTTAGCGCTCTTTGGCCACAGGTAGATGAGACTGCGCTGGTGGCCGATAGCTTTGAGCTGGTAGTGCAGGTTAGCGGCAAGGTGCGCGGCAAAACAATCGTCAGCGCCCAGGTCAGCGAAGAGGAAATCAAGCGACTCGCGCGTGAGATTCCCAACGTAAAGCAGCACCTGGAGGGCAAGGAGGTAGTTAAAGAAATCTACATTCCGGGCAAGCTCCTCAACATCGTGGTAAAGGGGTAG
- a CDS encoding response regulator transcription factor, producing MTGSAIIRILLVDDHPVVRAGLSGLLSSQPDFEVVGEASNGLEALNLLEKQETDVVLMDLRMPQMDGVSAIRQIRAHFPKAQVLVLTTYDTDSEIVRAVEAGATGYLLKDVPREELFRAVRLCARGEAVLSPPIAARLLGRMRGPAEENLSVRELEVLSLVAKGFSNKEIARKLKISEATVKTHLLHTFGKLGVDDRTAAVTVALERGILRLES from the coding sequence ATGACAGGCTCGGCAATCATTCGAATTCTACTGGTAGACGATCACCCCGTGGTACGGGCGGGCCTTTCGGGGTTGCTTTCCTCCCAGCCCGATTTTGAAGTGGTGGGTGAAGCCTCCAACGGCCTCGAGGCTCTGAACTTGTTGGAGAAGCAGGAGACAGATGTGGTACTGATGGATTTGCGGATGCCTCAGATGGATGGGGTAAGCGCCATCCGGCAGATCCGGGCTCATTTTCCCAAAGCGCAGGTTCTGGTACTCACCACCTATGACACTGATTCCGAGATTGTTCGGGCGGTCGAGGCTGGGGCTACGGGCTATTTGCTCAAGGATGTACCCCGCGAGGAACTCTTCCGGGCCGTGCGGCTTTGTGCCCGGGGCGAAGCGGTGCTTTCTCCGCCCATCGCGGCCCGGCTGCTGGGTCGGATGCGCGGCCCCGCCGAAGAAAACCTTTCCGTGCGCGAGCTCGAGGTGCTCTCGCTGGTGGCCAAGGGCTTTTCCAACAAAGAAATTGCCCGCAAGCTCAAAATCAGCGAGGCGACCGTCAAGACCCACCTGCTGCACACGTTTGGCAAGCTGGGCGTGGATGATCGTACGGCGGCAGTCACGGTGGCGCTGGAAAGGGGTATCCTGCGGCTGGAGAGTTGA
- a CDS encoding sensor histidine kinase gives MIWPFKRFFAGRPVAQVVVLLTALNLATVLGFTLLVPARPLEVPLVLPWQDPAQTAWRLGAALALFLVVLWAVRPGQRRAWEFGVLIGIGVAVVAWLSQNYLPFLALGLIPVVARYWLPLWVVLLVVAGLGGLSVWWAQREPLQITFEILLSQGPQGNTAWSALPTPAEYPNLSLAFFIFIAFLYSGYALFTLELLVRETRAREELERTRRELEQTSRQAGVLEERQRLAREIHDTLAQGFASIVVQLEAAEMAAQNETSAGRYLEQARAAAREGLSEARRMVWAMRPEILENTSLPEALGRLIQRWQEESGIKAQFTLTGEPRPLHPELEVGLLRIAQEALANIRKHSRARQATLTLSYLNDMVLMDVQDDGVGLQPPSSGSFGLRSMRERVEALGGQMMVESEAGQGTTLAFSLPLYRAEPARVETL, from the coding sequence ATGATTTGGCCCTTCAAGCGCTTTTTTGCGGGCCGCCCGGTGGCGCAGGTGGTGGTGCTGCTCACAGCACTTAACCTGGCTACGGTACTGGGTTTTACCTTGCTGGTTCCGGCCCGCCCGCTCGAGGTGCCGCTGGTACTGCCCTGGCAAGACCCCGCCCAGACCGCCTGGCGTCTGGGGGCAGCTCTGGCGCTATTCCTGGTGGTGCTGTGGGCGGTGCGCCCGGGGCAACGTCGGGCCTGGGAGTTCGGGGTCTTGATCGGGATTGGGGTAGCGGTGGTGGCCTGGCTGAGCCAGAACTACCTGCCTTTTCTGGCCCTGGGGCTAATACCGGTGGTGGCCCGGTACTGGCTGCCGCTGTGGGTGGTGTTACTGGTGGTGGCAGGGCTGGGGGGGTTGTCGGTGTGGTGGGCCCAGCGAGAGCCGCTACAAATCACCTTCGAGATTTTGCTGAGCCAGGGGCCCCAGGGCAATACCGCCTGGAGTGCTTTGCCCACCCCTGCCGAGTACCCCAACCTGAGCCTGGCCTTTTTCATCTTTATTGCTTTTTTGTATTCGGGCTATGCGCTCTTTACCCTCGAGCTGCTGGTACGCGAGACCCGGGCCCGGGAGGAGCTCGAGCGTACCCGCCGGGAGCTCGAGCAGACCTCGCGCCAGGCCGGGGTGCTGGAGGAGCGCCAACGCCTGGCCCGCGAGATTCACGACACCCTGGCCCAGGGCTTTGCCAGCATCGTGGTGCAGCTCGAGGCGGCCGAGATGGCAGCCCAAAACGAGACTTCCGCCGGGCGCTATCTGGAGCAAGCCCGCGCCGCTGCCCGCGAAGGCCTGTCGGAGGCCCGCCGCATGGTCTGGGCCATGCGCCCGGAAATCCTGGAGAACACCTCGCTGCCCGAGGCCCTGGGGCGCCTGATCCAGCGCTGGCAGGAGGAGAGTGGGATCAAGGCCCAGTTCACCCTGACCGGCGAACCCCGCCCGCTGCACCCCGAGCTCGAGGTCGGTCTGCTGCGCATCGCCCAGGAGGCCCTGGCCAACATCCGCAAGCATTCCAGGGCCCGCCAGGCCACCCTCACCCTTTCCTATCTCAACGACATGGTGCTGATGGATGTGCAAGACGATGGGGTGGGCCTGCAACCGCCCAGCTCGGGTAGCTTTGGCCTGCGCTCCATGCGCGAACGGGTCGAAGCGCTGGGAGGACAAATGATGGTGGAAAGCGAGGCCGGACAGGGCACCACCCTGGCCTTTAGCCTGCCCCTGTACCGGGCAGAGCCCGCAAGGGTGGAGACTTTATGA
- a CDS encoding YeeE/YedE family protein, giving the protein MQLSATQGLLLLLGVGLGFSLFHAKFGFSSAFRQLLTVGQGRALQAHMLLLAVTATLFALLFALGQGLGGQPLAGYLAPIGPGLLLGAFVFGIGMQLAGGCASGTLYATGGGSLIGLVALCSFVAGSVLGAWNLEFWTMGPGAAGTLPPISLAERLGLWGALAVTLACVGGIALLAEWVIRKRQPPPPFQPQGPKGWVRILRGTWPLWVAALVLAVLNAAVLYVSGRPWGVTYSLALWGSQAVEALGLAQPAFWGFWNGQSPLELSPLGHPTSLTNLGILLGALLSASAAGVFGKNPRLGWKTLLAAVLGGLLMGYGARLAYGCNIGAYIGGVASFSLHGWVWLGMALLGTGVGLLLRPLFGLANPKPTDSVC; this is encoded by the coding sequence ATGCAGCTTTCCGCAACCCAGGGCCTGTTGCTATTGCTGGGGGTGGGGCTGGGTTTTAGTCTGTTTCACGCAAAGTTTGGCTTTAGCTCGGCCTTCCGTCAGCTTCTAACCGTGGGGCAGGGGCGGGCCCTGCAAGCCCATATGCTCCTGTTGGCGGTTACCGCAACCCTGTTTGCCCTTCTCTTTGCCCTGGGCCAGGGCCTAGGCGGGCAGCCGCTGGCCGGCTACCTGGCTCCCATTGGGCCTGGGCTGCTGCTGGGTGCCTTTGTTTTTGGTATTGGGATGCAACTGGCCGGGGGTTGTGCCTCGGGCACCCTGTACGCTACCGGCGGGGGTAGTTTGATTGGCCTGGTGGCGCTCTGCAGTTTTGTGGCGGGTTCGGTGCTGGGCGCCTGGAACCTGGAGTTCTGGACGATGGGCCCTGGAGCGGCGGGAACCCTGCCCCCCATCTCGCTGGCCGAGCGCCTGGGGCTTTGGGGGGCGCTGGCGGTAACGCTCGCATGCGTGGGAGGAATAGCCTTGCTGGCCGAATGGGTCATCCGCAAGCGGCAGCCCCCGCCCCCTTTTCAGCCACAAGGGCCAAAGGGGTGGGTTCGCATACTGCGCGGCACCTGGCCTTTGTGGGTAGCTGCTCTGGTGCTGGCCGTGCTCAATGCGGCAGTACTCTATGTGAGCGGGCGGCCCTGGGGGGTTACCTACAGCCTGGCCCTGTGGGGTTCGCAGGCGGTGGAAGCCCTGGGCCTGGCCCAGCCTGCGTTCTGGGGGTTCTGGAACGGTCAGTCGCCCCTCGAGCTTTCCCCCCTGGGCCACCCCACCAGCCTCACCAACCTGGGCATCCTGCTGGGGGCGCTGCTGAGCGCTTCGGCAGCCGGGGTGTTCGGGAAAAATCCTCGCCTGGGCTGGAAGACCCTTCTGGCCGCGGTGTTGGGCGGGCTGCTGATGGGTTATGGGGCCCGGCTGGCCTATGGCTGCAACATCGGTGCGTACATCGGCGGGGTGGCTTCCTTCAGCCTGCACGGCTGGGTCTGGCTGGGGATGGCCTTGCTGGGCACCGGCGTCGGTCTGCTGCTGCGCCCGTTGTTCGGGCTGGCCAACCCCAAGCCCACCGACTCGGTCTGCTGA